The following proteins come from a genomic window of Tepidiforma thermophila:
- a CDS encoding polysaccharide biosynthesis C-terminal domain-containing protein: protein MGIAAGSLVALIFRFGSTFLWAVIGVLTARTLTVEDRGAYASAVVFTSAVGGITSLGAATGYFVANRKRDPAEVAGNALLLALLASAVSALCGVAVWLLVPGEIGRLALLAGLLLPPNIVRNSLNGVVLGEGRLLRFNLLANLPVAAGFVLLTLVLLVWSNRTAEAALAAWTLAQYVGLAPFVLQGRDWLTWPLHRRPRRDLIVGMLRFTAVSGLAGVVGLLNYRIDLLLVVSLDSREAAGIYASAIAGAEALWLFSSSIAMASFARVGAESREEAARITAAGVRHTGLIVTAGAAALALVAPWAVVFLFGPDYRAAALPLRILCIGTLLYAPQSLLNNYFANQLGRPGIALLLGLIALAISVGAGLILIPAYGFVGAAWATTLSYLVSGFAAIGLFIWLAPVRWSDLWRLRRDDLARYPRLARDLAIRARRVGS from the coding sequence GTGGGCATCGCCGCCGGCAGCCTGGTCGCGCTCATCTTTCGCTTCGGGTCCACCTTTCTCTGGGCGGTCATCGGGGTCCTGACGGCCCGCACGCTTACGGTCGAGGACCGCGGCGCCTATGCCTCGGCCGTCGTCTTCACCTCGGCTGTCGGCGGAATTACAAGCCTCGGCGCGGCCACGGGCTATTTCGTCGCCAACCGGAAGCGCGACCCGGCCGAGGTCGCGGGCAACGCGCTCCTGCTGGCCCTGCTGGCTTCGGCCGTCTCTGCGCTATGCGGCGTGGCCGTGTGGCTGCTCGTGCCGGGGGAAATCGGGCGGCTCGCGCTGCTCGCCGGGCTGCTCCTGCCGCCGAACATCGTCCGCAATAGCCTGAACGGCGTCGTCCTCGGGGAGGGGCGACTCCTGCGGTTCAACCTCCTGGCGAACCTGCCAGTGGCTGCCGGGTTTGTCCTGCTCACGCTGGTGCTCCTTGTGTGGTCAAACCGCACCGCCGAGGCCGCGCTCGCAGCATGGACACTGGCCCAGTACGTTGGGCTGGCTCCGTTTGTGCTCCAGGGCAGGGACTGGCTGACCTGGCCGCTGCACCGTCGTCCGCGGCGCGACCTCATCGTTGGCATGCTGCGATTTACGGCAGTGAGCGGTCTCGCGGGGGTAGTGGGCCTGCTCAACTACCGTATCGACCTGCTCCTCGTTGTCTCACTCGATAGCCGCGAAGCGGCCGGTATCTACGCCTCCGCCATCGCCGGCGCTGAGGCGCTTTGGCTGTTCTCTTCGTCGATCGCGATGGCCTCATTTGCGCGGGTGGGGGCGGAATCCCGCGAGGAGGCAGCACGGATTACCGCGGCCGGGGTGCGTCACACGGGCCTCATCGTGACAGCCGGGGCGGCCGCGCTCGCGCTGGTGGCGCCCTGGGCCGTGGTGTTCCTCTTTGGGCCCGACTACCGAGCAGCTGCGCTCCCGCTGCGCATCCTGTGCATCGGCACGCTGCTTTACGCTCCCCAGTCGCTGCTGAACAACTACTTCGCCAACCAGCTCGGACGCCCGGGCATTGCCCTTTTGCTCGGACTCATTGCGCTCGCCATCAGCGTCGGGGCTGGCCTGATCCTCATCCCCGCATATGGATTCGTCGGGGCCGCGTGGGCGACAACACTGAGCTACCTCGTCTCCGGCTTCGCAGCAATCGGTCTCTTCATTTGGCTGGCGCCGGTCCGCTGGTCCGACCTCTGGCGGCTGCGGCGCGACGACCTTGCCCGGTATCCCCGGCTCGCGCGTGACCTTGCCATTCGCGCCCGGCGCGTCGGCAGTTAG